The genomic DNA AAACCGCTGCTGTCCATTCGGATGAACTCACCGTTTACCATCTCTCCTGCGAACTTGCCGCTCATATATATCGATATCAGAACGTCATCATAGAGAGCTGCAATGGCAATGCTCATCTGATCTCCTGAGACCATGCCTGAGATCACACCGCTCCATGCGTCTGATCTGCAACGCCCTGTGATCTCACGGCCTGTCTGATTGATGGCCGCTGTTATCACGGTCTCGTTTAGGCTCAAGCTCCATATCCCATTAACATCGACCGCCTCCTGATCGAGCGGCACAACACTGCCAGAGTAGACTATGGTCGTGTCCCTTCCCAGGGAGTGTGCAGATAAAAGGACGCATATCATGAGAGATATGATCAGAAACCTCATATCACCACCTCAAAGCTCATATCCTGATAGCAGCTCTTCTGGGGCGCCTGCAAGCATCCTGAGCGCCTTCGCCTCCATGAAGTGCAGTCTTCCGGGGATGACCATCACATGCAAAGGCGGGCCGAAGCTGTACGTCTTCAGCTCCAAAAGCGTGCCGGCCCTGACGCACATATCCTCTGACCCAGCCCTCGCGATGCCAACCGCGAGATTTGACGCGAAATCCTCATCGCCGCTCCCGTTTGCGACCTCGATCAGGAGAGCAGCAGCCTCATTTATGCACATGAATCGTTCGTCCTGGATGTCCAGATATAGCAGCGTGTGCAGATCTCTTCTCAGATTATCCTTCACAGCATTATATGGGGTTGATGATACAATGCGCTTTCCCCTTACGATATGAGGGAACGGCACAGTGGCAGACCTGCCAAACCTGTAGTTCTGCAGACCTGTTATCCCGGGAACCGCAGATGCGATGTTCGATCCGTGTATAACCCTCGTATCAATGCCCATCTCAATCGCTCTGAGCCGCAGGTCCAGATGCGTCGTGGAGATCATCGGATCTCCTCCGACCAGAAGGGCGACATTCCTATCCCTGGCGTGCTCGAGCCACTCAGGTTCGCCCTCTATCTCAGACCTCGAGAGCATCCTTATCTCACGCCCGTACAGCTGCTCCAGCCTCTCGATGGATGTGCCCATGAGCCTGGAGGTATAAAATTCTGCATACACCGCATCAGCGCATCTCACAATCTCAAGGCCCTTCACGGAGATGTCCCGCTCGTCATACAGCCCGAGGCCCACAAAGAAGAGCATGGATGCTAATCCGCAGCATGGGTTTAAATATTCTGCATATCTCTCTGCGCGGCCCGAGTGCAGGAAAACATGGGCATTGCTTCCCATGAGTGCTGGGAATTGCATGCCATCCAGCCAACTTAACTGTGACCGTACGGGGAATATATTTATCACAGCTGACACAACGCAGAGCAACATGGCTTTGGACGAGGTTAAGATCACAAGGGCGATAGTGGAGAGCTACCTGGAGAGCTTTCTCAAGTGCACAGATGTCGATGTGGCTCTAGTCGGCGCAGGTCCTGCGAATCTCGTTGCAGCGAAACGGCTCGCAGAGGCTGATGTGAGGGTCGTGCTCTTCGAGAAGCGTCTGTCTGTGGGAGGCGGCCTCTGGGGCGGCGGCATGATGTTTCCCAGGATTGTTGTCCAGAAAGAGGCATGCAGGATACTGGATGAGTATGATATTTGGTACCGCGAGTTCGAGGAGGGCTACTACGTTGCGGATTCGATAGAGGTCGTGGCGAAGCTGACCGCGGGCGCGATAGATGCTGGCGCAGAGTTGATAAATCTTGTATCCGTTGAGGACGTCATGATCCGCGAGGGCGACAGGATTGTGGGGCTGGTCATAAACTGGACCGCTGCGGATATGGCCGGTATACATGTCGATCCCCTTGCGATCAGGGCGCGGGTTGTGATAGACGGCACAGGGCATGATGCAGCTGTCTGCAGGGTCGTGCAGAAGAAGATCCCTGGCGCAATTGTTGGCGAATCAGGGGTGATCGGAGAGAAGCCGATGTGGGCGGCGCTCGGAGAGAAAATCGTCGTTGATGCCACCCGAGAGGTATACCCAGGACTCATAGTTGCGGGTATGGCCGCGACAACAGTTGCCGCAGGGCCGAGGATGGGGCCGATCTTCGGAGGCATGCTGCTATCAGGAGAGAAGGCTGCCTCGATCGCGCTGGAGAAGCTCGCACAGTCGGTGGATTGAGTGAGGGGCGCGCAGGAGATAGCGGAGTTCATACGCTCCCATTACACTGGAAGGATCATAGAGATCGGAGTAGGCCAGTGTGGAGATGTTGCCAGGCTTATTCCAGATCTCATCGCAACGGATATACGTCCTGTGCACGTCGATGGCGTCAAAACGGTGCGGGACGACATCTTCAATCCATCAGAGGAGCTGTACCGCGGTGCGTCTCTTCTCTACTCCATACGCCCTCCGATCGAGGTGCAGATCGCGATGGGCGATCTCGCCCTCCGCATCGGTGCGGACGTTCTGATAAGACCCCTCGAGGATGAGATCGCGGATCTTGAGGGCTTTTCGAGAGAGCCGATATGCAGAGGAGCGGCGAGGTTTTATCTGTACAGAAACCGCAGGGCGATGGGCGAGGAGATCTGTGCTCCTCCTGCGCCAGGTCGTATAGCTTGATTTGAGCGCTCAGCCTACGAGAGCGGTTGTGCCTGAAAACACGTGCCCTCCTGCGCCAGGTCGTGTAACTGATTTGAGCGCTCAGCTTGGGCCAGATCTGAATGCAACATCCTGAGGCGCGCCTCTGCCCATATCTATAATTATAAGCGTATCGAGATCGGGAAGATCCGCGTCCCCTTCCTGAAGCTCAGATCAGCCCTGATCTCGACCGCAAACTCTGAGATTAGCAGCGTGACGAATTTGTTGCAAATTCAAAACTGATTGGGTTTCGCATCATCATGAGGTTAATTTACAGCAAATTCGTCAGGCATCTCAGCTCTCAGCCTGACCCCCGATCTCCACATGTTCAAGCATGCATGTGGGATCTGTCTCCAGGATATCGCCTCTGTAGTAGAAAGCCTTCTGCCTGCACCCGCCACAGAGATCGGCGTAGCTACAGCTTCCACACGCCCCTTTGAGATGCTTTTTCGAGTTT from Methanothrix thermoacetophila PT includes the following:
- a CDS encoding sulfide-dependent adenosine diphosphate thiazole synthase; the encoded protein is MALDEVKITRAIVESYLESFLKCTDVDVALVGAGPANLVAAKRLAEADVRVVLFEKRLSVGGGLWGGGMMFPRIVVQKEACRILDEYDIWYREFEEGYYVADSIEVVAKLTAGAIDAGAELINLVSVEDVMIREGDRIVGLVINWTAADMAGIHVDPLAIRARVVIDGTGHDAAVCRVVQKKIPGAIVGESGVIGEKPMWAALGEKIVVDATREVYPGLIVAGMAATTVAAGPRMGPIFGGMLLSGEKAASIALEKLAQSVD
- a CDS encoding UPF0146 family protein; the encoded protein is MRGAQEIAEFIRSHYTGRIIEIGVGQCGDVARLIPDLIATDIRPVHVDGVKTVRDDIFNPSEELYRGASLLYSIRPPIEVQIAMGDLALRIGADVLIRPLEDEIADLEGFSREPICRGAARFYLYRNRRAMGEEICAPPAPGRIA
- the dph5 gene encoding diphthine synthase, whose product is MLFFVGLGLYDERDISVKGLEIVRCADAVYAEFYTSRLMGTSIERLEQLYGREIRMLSRSEIEGEPEWLEHARDRNVALLVGGDPMISTTHLDLRLRAIEMGIDTRVIHGSNIASAVPGITGLQNYRFGRSATVPFPHIVRGKRIVSSTPYNAVKDNLRRDLHTLLYLDIQDERFMCINEAAALLIEVANGSGDEDFASNLAVGIARAGSEDMCVRAGTLLELKTYSFGPPLHVMVIPGRLHFMEAKALRMLAGAPEELLSGYEL